The following proteins come from a genomic window of Methanocalculus alkaliphilus:
- a CDS encoding AAA family ATPase gives MNTLDKIHISGYKSIKDLDITLTNLNILIGANGAGKTNFITLFRLLNQMVEGRLRYAVGKAGGIRSLLHYGPKKTGRIEIELLFGKNGYSCTWEKAEGEGIVFGREVAEFYGHGPDEPPYYDFVQSGHEETQLIPYAKKSDHNVTRHVLNSLKSWRVYHFHDTSDESPMKAIEQINDNRYFRYNASNLAPFLYYLKNAHEKHYNDIRDMVRLVAPFFDDFSLRPLPENQDLIKLEWMEKDSDYPFIASHLSDGTLRFICLATVLLQPNPPDLILIDEPELGLHPYALNILVDLIKSAATKSQIIISTQSVSLVNQFEVEDILVVDRYNGETTIKRLLEEELRDWLNDYSLGELWEMNILGGKPSR, from the coding sequence ATGAATACACTGGATAAGATTCATATCTCAGGCTACAAATCGATCAAGGATCTTGATATCACCTTAACCAACCTCAATATCCTGATTGGGGCGAACGGAGCAGGAAAAACAAACTTCATCACGCTCTTCCGGCTTCTGAACCAGATGGTCGAGGGGAGGCTCCGGTATGCGGTCGGGAAAGCCGGAGGCATCAGGTCGCTCCTGCATTACGGCCCAAAGAAGACAGGGAGAATTGAGATCGAACTGCTCTTTGGGAAGAACGGGTACTCCTGCACCTGGGAGAAGGCAGAGGGCGAAGGGATCGTCTTTGGAAGGGAAGTTGCTGAGTTCTATGGTCATGGTCCGGATGAACCACCCTATTATGACTTTGTACAATCCGGTCATGAGGAGACACAACTGATCCCCTATGCAAAAAAGTCGGATCACAACGTAACCCGCCATGTGCTGAACAGCCTGAAGAGCTGGCGGGTCTATCATTTTCATGATACAAGCGATGAATCCCCGATGAAGGCAATCGAGCAGATAAATGACAACAGGTATTTCCGCTACAATGCATCAAACCTCGCCCCATTCCTCTACTATTTAAAAAACGCCCATGAGAAGCACTACAATGATATCCGGGATATGGTGCGGCTTGTCGCACCATTCTTTGACGACTTCTCTCTGAGACCGCTCCCCGAGAACCAGGATCTGATAAAACTTGAGTGGATGGAAAAAGACTCCGATTACCCGTTCATCGCCTCCCATCTCTCAGACGGGACACTCCGGTTCATCTGCCTCGCAACAGTTCTCCTCCAGCCAAATCCTCCGGATCTGATCCTCATTGATGAACCGGAGCTCGGCCTCCATCCTTATGCATTGAATATCCTGGTTGATCTGATCAAGAGTGCGGCAACAAAATCGCAGATCATCATCTCGACACAATCTGTCAGCCTGGTAAACCAGTTTGAGGTGGAGGATATCCTTGTTGTTGACCGCTATAATGGAGAGACAACAATTAAACGGCTTTTAGAGGAAGAGCTTCGGGACTGGCTGAACGACTACTCGCTGGGTGAACTTTGGGAGATGAACATCCTCGGTGGGAAGCCTTCACGGTGA
- the pglZ gene encoding BREX-1 system phosphatase PglZ type B encodes MRQTFLEAVRNTLTTATTEYNRNDAAPPVALLWTDPTEEWRPVVSLLKKTFQMPIMTFGSYDPDAWQGPAIYLRCLLEEAIPDTTFPKDDCPIIYLPGYSRDAFRNSRDCPDEIKPLIDLQYRGLLWSHRNGRDWTIAGYLQANYSIETQPDQATKDALRSSIEKLCQETMQTLSANQPLKAGFFTSLTHPDEKKQILLWMNAPEEERGKMSHDEWKSFRFICKVDYGFDPQIDGVATAAEKLASQERKWQQMWERFIETPERFSDIPNLLRNLQRPPFIVFKESWPQINDEEEKTLHTELLALEQVSPPIAADTIQRLEKAHAERRGWVWAAIGESPLAMAIEPLAELAGLSTQYTFGGTVDEQAKRYTETLYKADNAILRSLAYASDADTMRAVTTAIRAVSMNWLSARAEEFQRAWSLSPPEQVKQTSPPVVGEVILFVDGLRMDCGHRLKKILEDGGEECNLSYRYSVLPTLTETAKPAVMPIAGELASGEGLTPCTQSGAAAEIQALRRILEAHSYQVLKEGEYGDPAGSAWTEIGNIDHSGHDRGIALASILDHELSLIRKRIQSLLQAGWRQVRIVTDHGWLLIPGGLQKTELPPAYTLIKKGRCARLHPDAQVAYPVLPWFWDRRVRIALAPGISCFEAGKEFDHGGLSPEEVVIPEIVVRRGGGMQSVIEVEPPVWRGLRLSVHTDGAEGYRIDIRERPGDPATSITQAGKTIPADGTISLVIPDDRFEGAEAFIVILDDNGNPIAQRKVIIGGE; translated from the coding sequence ATGAGACAAACATTTCTTGAGGCAGTACGCAATACCCTGACAACCGCTACAACCGAATACAACCGCAATGATGCTGCGCCCCCTGTTGCCCTCCTCTGGACAGATCCCACAGAAGAGTGGCGACCGGTCGTTTCGCTGCTCAAGAAGACATTTCAGATGCCGATCATGACATTCGGCTCCTATGATCCTGATGCCTGGCAGGGTCCCGCCATCTATCTCAGATGCCTCCTCGAAGAAGCAATCCCCGACACCACCTTCCCAAAGGATGACTGCCCGATCATCTACCTCCCGGGATATTCACGCGATGCATTCAGGAATAGCAGGGACTGTCCTGATGAGATCAAGCCACTGATTGATCTCCAGTATCGTGGCCTCCTCTGGTCGCACAGGAATGGGCGGGACTGGACGATTGCAGGCTATCTTCAGGCAAACTATAGTATCGAAACCCAACCGGATCAGGCGACAAAAGATGCACTCAGAAGCTCAATAGAGAAACTCTGCCAGGAGACGATGCAGACACTCAGTGCAAACCAGCCACTCAAAGCCGGTTTCTTCACCAGCCTCACCCATCCGGATGAGAAGAAGCAGATACTCCTCTGGATGAATGCTCCGGAAGAGGAGCGGGGAAAGATGTCGCATGATGAATGGAAATCCTTCCGTTTTATCTGTAAAGTCGATTATGGCTTTGATCCCCAGATCGATGGCGTCGCAACCGCAGCCGAGAAACTCGCATCCCAGGAGAGGAAGTGGCAACAGATGTGGGAGCGTTTTATCGAGACGCCAGAGAGGTTTTCGGATATTCCAAACCTTCTCAGAAACCTTCAACGACCGCCATTTATTGTCTTTAAGGAGTCATGGCCCCAGATCAATGACGAAGAGGAGAAGACCCTTCATACCGAACTCCTTGCACTTGAGCAGGTATCTCCACCTATCGCTGCAGATACAATTCAAAGGCTTGAAAAAGCCCATGCCGAGCGGAGGGGCTGGGTCTGGGCAGCCATAGGGGAGAGCCCCCTTGCGATGGCAATAGAACCACTCGCCGAACTGGCAGGGCTCTCCACACAGTACACCTTTGGCGGCACGGTGGATGAGCAGGCGAAGCGCTATACCGAGACGCTCTATAAAGCTGATAATGCCATCCTACGCAGTCTTGCGTATGCATCTGATGCTGATACAATGAGGGCAGTAACCACTGCTATCAGGGCGGTTTCCATGAACTGGCTCTCTGCACGTGCAGAGGAGTTCCAGAGGGCATGGTCTCTATCCCCTCCTGAGCAGGTGAAACAAACCAGTCCTCCAGTTGTGGGAGAAGTGATCCTCTTTGTTGACGGGCTTCGTATGGACTGTGGTCACCGGCTCAAAAAAATCCTCGAAGATGGAGGCGAGGAATGCAACCTTTCATACAGATATTCGGTGCTCCCAACCCTGACCGAGACGGCAAAGCCGGCTGTTATGCCCATAGCTGGAGAGCTCGCATCAGGAGAAGGGCTTACCCCATGCACGCAGAGCGGTGCTGCAGCAGAGATCCAGGCACTCAGACGGATCCTTGAGGCACATTCGTATCAGGTCCTGAAAGAAGGAGAGTATGGTGATCCTGCAGGTTCGGCATGGACCGAGATCGGTAACATCGATCATAGCGGCCATGACAGGGGAATCGCCCTTGCCTCAATCCTTGATCACGAACTCTCCCTCATCAGGAAGCGGATACAGTCTCTCCTCCAGGCAGGATGGAGACAGGTTCGTATCGTCACCGATCACGGGTGGCTTCTTATCCCGGGTGGCCTGCAGAAGACCGAGCTCCCCCCGGCATATACCCTCATCAAAAAAGGGAGGTGTGCCCGGCTCCATCCGGATGCCCAGGTTGCCTATCCTGTGCTGCCGTGGTTCTGGGATCGAAGGGTCCGGATCGCCCTTGCTCCCGGAATCAGCTGTTTTGAAGCAGGAAAAGAGTTCGATCACGGAGGGTTGAGCCCTGAAGAAGTGGTCATTCCCGAGATCGTTGTCAGGCGGGGAGGGGGTATGCAGTCTGTGATAGAGGTCGAGCCTCCGGTCTGGAGAGGGTTACGCCTCTCAGTACATACGGACGGTGCAGAAGGATATAGAATTGATATCCGTGAGAGGCCCGGAGATCCGGCAACCAGCATCACACAGGCGGGCAAAACCATCCCCGCAGATGGAACGATATCTCTTGTGATACCGGATGACCGGTTTGAAGGAGCCGAAGCGTTCATTGTAATCCTGGATGATAATGGCAATCCAATAGCCCAGAGAAAGGTGATTATCGGAGGGGAATGA
- the brxL gene encoding BREX system Lon protease-like protein BrxL, with amino-acid sequence MPALDQLDQLVTKAFDGYVVRKDLAQKFKGNYAVPTYVAEFLIGKYCATTDEEEIKEGLEIVQRQLSERIVRAGEQELYKANAKVHGIVKVIDLITARLDVRSDTFLATIPSLLLNDVHINSDLVYEHERMLTGGFYAEVELAYGDPESNRPFSLERLRPIQLSKRGVLQDVARGRKEMTTQEWKDFLIRSVGIEPSSLSARAQDVLFLRMVPFVEKGYNMIELGPRGTGKSYLYQQISPYSHLVSGGKATVAKMFVNNANGQRGLVCQYDVVCFDEVSGISFDQKDGVNIMKGYMESGEFSRGRESIRAEGGIVMLGNFDVDVEHQQRIGHLFGPMPKEIRDDTAFMDRIHSYAPGWDYPKIHPDMMTEHYGLVSDFLSEAWRQLRSESRLHLISDRVFFGDALSGRDRRAVHKTVNGLLKILYPSSEMEIEDDQLEWVVRIALECRRRVKEQQKRIGSAEFRNTMFSYRLGMDGIEQYVSTPELHSDSEISPDPLPPGQVWAIGPGEANEGSGLYKIEVTVTPGSSIRLVNVRAPFGLKESLRAAEQVLYTQNKMLIGDRDPHGNEYSVQVRALSAAKGASSIGIPILLALSSAALGRSIKGGVVIAGTMSVGGTIEPVYNALDMAEMAADNGASAILLPVSSRKQLNDMSDDLASRLTVVYYKDSRDALYKVLGE; translated from the coding sequence ATGCCAGCATTGGATCAGCTCGATCAACTTGTCACAAAAGCTTTCGACGGCTATGTCGTCCGGAAGGATCTCGCTCAGAAGTTCAAGGGAAACTATGCGGTTCCAACCTATGTCGCCGAGTTTCTCATCGGTAAATACTGTGCAACCACCGATGAAGAGGAGATCAAAGAAGGGCTTGAGATTGTCCAGCGTCAGTTAAGCGAACGGATCGTCAGGGCAGGGGAGCAGGAGCTCTATAAGGCCAATGCGAAAGTACACGGCATCGTCAAAGTGATCGATCTCATCACCGCACGGCTTGATGTCCGTTCAGACACTTTCCTGGCGACCATTCCCTCTCTTCTCTTAAATGATGTCCATATCAATTCAGATCTTGTCTATGAACATGAGCGGATGCTGACCGGTGGCTTCTATGCAGAAGTGGAGCTGGCATATGGAGATCCGGAGAGCAACCGCCCGTTCTCCCTTGAACGCCTCCGTCCGATCCAGCTCTCGAAACGGGGTGTTCTTCAGGACGTTGCACGTGGCCGGAAAGAGATGACGACACAGGAATGGAAGGATTTTCTTATCCGGAGTGTCGGCATTGAGCCCTCCTCACTCTCAGCACGTGCACAGGATGTCCTCTTCCTCCGTATGGTGCCGTTTGTCGAGAAAGGGTACAACATGATCGAGCTTGGGCCAAGAGGAACCGGGAAAAGTTACCTCTATCAGCAGATCAGTCCTTACTCACACCTGGTATCCGGAGGGAAAGCCACGGTTGCCAAGATGTTTGTGAATAACGCTAATGGGCAGAGGGGACTGGTCTGCCAGTATGATGTCGTCTGTTTTGATGAGGTATCCGGGATCAGCTTCGACCAGAAAGACGGTGTCAATATTATGAAGGGCTACATGGAGAGTGGCGAGTTCTCACGAGGCCGGGAAAGTATCCGGGCAGAGGGTGGTATCGTCATGCTCGGCAACTTCGATGTCGATGTCGAGCACCAGCAGAGGATAGGCCATCTCTTTGGCCCCATGCCAAAAGAGATCCGTGACGACACCGCATTCATGGATCGAATCCATTCCTATGCCCCCGGATGGGACTATCCAAAGATCCACCCGGATATGATGACGGAGCATTATGGGCTGGTCAGTGACTTTCTGAGTGAAGCCTGGCGGCAGCTGAGGAGTGAAAGCCGCCTCCATCTCATCAGTGACCGGGTCTTCTTCGGGGATGCACTCAGTGGTCGTGATCGGCGTGCAGTGCACAAAACGGTGAATGGTCTTCTCAAGATTCTTTACCCCTCTTCGGAGATGGAGATTGAAGATGATCAGCTTGAATGGGTTGTCAGGATAGCACTTGAATGCCGGCGGAGAGTAAAGGAACAGCAAAAACGGATCGGATCAGCAGAGTTCCGAAATACGATGTTCAGCTACCGGCTCGGAATGGATGGGATCGAGCAGTATGTCTCAACCCCCGAGCTCCATAGTGACAGCGAGATCTCGCCGGATCCCCTCCCTCCCGGACAGGTATGGGCGATTGGACCGGGAGAGGCGAACGAAGGGAGCGGCCTCTATAAGATTGAAGTGACCGTTACACCCGGCTCATCAATCCGGCTGGTAAATGTCCGGGCGCCATTTGGTCTCAAAGAGAGTCTCCGTGCAGCAGAGCAGGTCCTCTATACCCAGAATAAGATGCTGATAGGGGATCGTGATCCTCATGGAAATGAGTATTCCGTTCAGGTCCGGGCGTTGAGTGCTGCAAAGGGCGCCTCTTCGATTGGCATACCCATTCTCCTTGCCCTCTCATCCGCTGCACTTGGCAGGAGTATCAAGGGGGGTGTCGTGATCGCCGGGACGATGAGTGTCGGTGGAACGATTGAACCGGTCTATAATGCCCTTGATATGGCCGAGATGGCAGCAGATAATGGTGCATCAGCGATACTGCTGCCGGTATCAAGCAGGAAACAGCTCAATGATATGTCTGATGATCTCGCCTCCCGGCTGACGGTCGTCTATTATAAGGATTCACGAGATGCTCTCTACAAAGTGCTTGGCGAGTGA
- a CDS encoding Eco57I restriction-modification methylase domain-containing protein, whose translation MTVLSREERGGLDTAVQAARRVAETGARNALHVLGVCEEKKPAHLTEEQAELRRRLRVELRRLGGINPEGFEALVRTVAYEQWHRMLFARFLAENDLLFHPKYKIPVNLAECGEIASEENRDLFELAAEYAEWMLPGIFRQGDPLLAIRYAPEDSAALQAILAGISDTTFLAEDALGWTYQFWQTEKKKEVNASERKIQGYDLCAVTQLFTEPYMVQFLLENSLGAWWLDRHPESPLRSEWVYYKDQVQHDFSTWPTNIDELRILDPCCGSGHFLVRAFHMLLAMRQEMGEDDESAIRAIIGKNLHGLELDPRCIQIATFAIALEAWKEGFSPTASYLPVPNLACTGIPIKAEKEEWLRLAGGEGLLEGELAKYYELFKNADTLGSLIQVDSGGTLADPATLKKALDRAIRQEKDAGDPVAAIFGETAHGVMKAVDLLSRKYDCIVTNVPYLSRGKHGDLLRSFCEERHPDAKADIATVFLDRCLTFCRTGGTVSAVLPQNWLFLTSYTKFREELLKQERWELVVRLGPGAFETISGEVVKAILLSIAHTQALGSHELCGLDVSEERDAAGKAESLLDAELKCIEQKKQFNNPDSRILIEQGSKSELLLKYTTPYIGLHVGDWERFRREFWDSTYPSELWQKMQNAVPNSKLYSGLNYVLYWKNKGQLHFDNPQARVQGRLAWGKKGVAISMMANLPATYYHGGLYRNGVSAIIPTDPSYLPAIISYCSSEEYCSNIRKIDSKLYVTCTTLVKVPFDLDHWTKVAEEQYPNGLPDPYSDDPTQWLFHGHPCGSVIWDEETKRLAHGPLRTDGTVLHVAIARLLGYRWPAETDPDMELAAEAREWVQRCDALLPFADDDGIAGIPSLRGEGRLVDRLRSLLAAAYGAAWSPDMENELLRAAGYTRNDGRLKGDLEGFLRDEFFASHAKLFHHRPFVWQVWDGRPDGFSVLLNYHKLDRRNLERLIYTYLGGWITQQRSEIAAATPGAEERLVAALDLKGRLEKILEGEKPYDIFIRWKPIHEQPIGWDPDLNDGVRLNIRPFVEAGVLRSTPKIHWRTDRGKDPVPNASGTVERHNDRHFTIAEKKQARERGEGEEG comes from the coding sequence ATGACCGTCCTCTCCCGGGAAGAACGGGGTGGCCTCGATACCGCCGTCCAGGCGGCCCGCCGTGTGGCAGAAACAGGGGCACGAAACGCCCTCCATGTCCTCGGCGTCTGTGAGGAGAAGAAGCCGGCCCATCTGACAGAGGAGCAGGCAGAGCTCCGGCGGCGGCTCCGGGTAGAGTTGAGAAGGCTTGGGGGGATCAATCCCGAGGGATTTGAGGCACTGGTCCGGACGGTTGCGTATGAGCAGTGGCACCGGATGCTCTTTGCCCGGTTCCTTGCCGAGAACGATCTCCTCTTCCATCCAAAGTATAAGATTCCTGTCAACCTCGCCGAGTGCGGGGAGATCGCCAGCGAAGAGAACCGGGATCTCTTTGAGCTTGCGGCTGAGTATGCCGAGTGGATGCTCCCCGGCATCTTCAGGCAGGGTGATCCGCTCCTTGCGATCCGGTATGCACCTGAAGATTCTGCCGCACTCCAGGCGATCCTCGCCGGGATCTCCGATACCACCTTCCTTGCCGAAGATGCCCTCGGCTGGACTTACCAGTTCTGGCAGACCGAGAAGAAGAAGGAGGTGAATGCCTCTGAACGGAAGATCCAGGGATATGATCTCTGTGCTGTCACCCAGCTCTTCACCGAGCCGTACATGGTACAGTTCCTGCTTGAGAACAGCCTTGGTGCCTGGTGGCTTGACCGCCATCCCGAGAGCCCGCTCCGATCTGAATGGGTCTATTATAAGGATCAGGTGCAGCATGACTTCTCCACCTGGCCGACGAATATTGATGAGCTCAGAATCCTCGATCCCTGCTGTGGATCCGGGCATTTCCTCGTCCGGGCATTCCATATGCTCCTTGCGATGCGGCAGGAAATGGGCGAGGATGATGAATCGGCCATCAGGGCGATCATCGGAAAGAATCTCCACGGCCTCGAACTCGATCCCCGGTGCATCCAGATCGCCACCTTTGCTATTGCCCTTGAGGCATGGAAGGAGGGATTCTCGCCGACGGCATCTTACCTGCCGGTCCCAAATCTCGCCTGTACCGGGATTCCGATCAAGGCGGAGAAGGAGGAGTGGCTTCGGCTCGCCGGAGGCGAAGGGCTGCTTGAAGGGGAGCTGGCGAAGTACTATGAGCTCTTTAAGAATGCTGACACCCTCGGGAGCCTGATTCAGGTTGATTCCGGGGGGACGCTTGCCGACCCTGCTACTTTGAAGAAGGCACTTGACCGGGCAATCCGGCAGGAGAAGGATGCCGGGGATCCGGTTGCCGCCATCTTCGGGGAGACGGCACACGGGGTGATGAAAGCGGTTGATCTGCTTTCGAGGAAGTATGATTGTATTGTGACGAATGTGCCGTATCTCTCACGGGGGAAGCATGGAGATCTGTTGCGTTCATTTTGTGAAGAACGACACCCGGATGCAAAAGCTGATATCGCAACGGTTTTTCTTGATCGGTGCCTTACGTTCTGTCGAACAGGAGGTACGGTCAGTGCTGTTCTGCCGCAAAACTGGCTCTTCCTTACATCATATACGAAGTTCCGGGAGGAGCTGCTGAAGCAGGAGCGGTGGGAGCTGGTGGTGAGACTTGGTCCGGGAGCTTTTGAAACCATCTCCGGAGAGGTGGTGAAAGCCATTCTCCTGAGTATCGCCCATACACAAGCACTTGGAAGTCACGAACTCTGCGGGCTTGATGTATCGGAAGAACGTGACGCGGCGGGAAAGGCAGAATCTTTGTTGGATGCAGAATTGAAATGCATTGAACAAAAAAAACAATTTAACAATCCAGACTCTAGAATTTTGATTGAACAGGGATCAAAAAGTGAATTGCTCCTTAAATATACAACACCATATATTGGATTACATGTAGGAGACTGGGAACGATTCAGAAGAGAGTTTTGGGATAGTACATATCCATCTGAATTATGGCAAAAAATGCAAAATGCGGTTCCTAATTCCAAGTTATATTCTGGTTTAAATTATGTGCTTTATTGGAAAAACAAAGGCCAGTTACATTTTGATAACCCTCAAGCCCGTGTTCAAGGAAGACTGGCTTGGGGTAAAAAGGGTGTCGCAATTAGTATGATGGCTAACCTACCAGCAACATATTACCACGGTGGTCTTTATCGAAATGGCGTTTCTGCAATAATACCAACCGATCCATCATATCTTCCTGCCATTATTAGCTATTGTTCAAGTGAAGAGTATTGCAGTAATATTCGCAAAATTGATTCTAAACTCTATGTCACATGTACTACCCTCGTCAAAGTCCCCTTCGATCTCGACCATTGGACAAAAGTCGCCGAGGAGCAGTACCCCAATGGCCTCCCCGACCCCTATTCCGATGATCCCACCCAGTGGCTCTTCCACGGCCACCCCTGCGGCTCCGTCATCTGGGATGAGGAGACGAAACGGCTCGCCCACGGGCCGCTCCGGACCGATGGCACCGTCCTCCATGTCGCCATCGCCCGCCTCCTCGGCTATAGATGGCCTGCCGAGACCGATCCCGATATGGAGCTTGCAGCAGAGGCACGGGAATGGGTGCAGCGGTGCGATGCCCTGCTCCCATTCGCCGATGATGACGGAATCGCCGGTATCCCCTCGCTCCGGGGCGAAGGCCGGCTCGTGGACCGGCTGCGGTCGCTTCTTGCCGCCGCATACGGGGCTGCGTGGTCGCCAGATATGGAGAACGAACTCCTCAGGGCAGCCGGCTATACAAGGAATGACGGGCGGCTGAAAGGTGATCTTGAAGGATTCCTGAGGGATGAGTTCTTCGCATCGCATGCAAAGCTCTTCCACCACCGGCCCTTCGTCTGGCAGGTCTGGGACGGGAGGCCGGACGGGTTTTCGGTCCTCCTCAACTATCATAAACTGGATCGGCGCAACCTTGAGCGGCTCATCTACACCTACCTCGGCGGCTGGATCACCCAGCAGCGATCAGAGATCGCCGCTGCCACCCCCGGTGCAGAAGAGCGGCTGGTTGCCGCCCTGGACCTGAAAGGACGGCTTGAGAAGATACTTGAGGGTGAGAAGCCCTATGATATTTTTATCAGGTGGAAGCCGATTCATGAGCAGCCCATCGGCTGGGACCCCGATCTCAATGATGGTGTCCGGCTGAATATCCGGCCATTTGTTGAGGCGGGGGTGCTTCGATCCACCCCGAAGATCCACTGGAGGACAGACCGGGGGAAAGATCCGGTGCCGAATGCATCCGGGACGGTGGAACGGCATAATGACCGGCACTTCACCATTGCAGAGAAGAAGCAGGCACGGGAGAGGGGAGAAGGAGAAGAGGGATGA
- a CDS encoding DUF4276 family protein, producing MIRLKIITEGQTEEGFVSQILAPHLRQFHIEAFAINLPTAVREKTHRGGIMPYDRVRKIILQSFEKQGAYVTTMFDLYKLPETFPGMDEAERISNPHTRVETIESALQASINNRFFIPYIQVHEFEALLFSDVTTIDEVMTAQERSRIHDLDMIIRQFPNGPESINDGEETAPSKRLLKLYPSYQKRTRGIQIARRIALGTMREECPHFDAWIARLEKLSGGRL from the coding sequence ATGATCAGGCTCAAGATTATCACAGAAGGCCAGACCGAAGAGGGGTTCGTGAGTCAAATCCTCGCCCCCCATCTCCGGCAGTTCCATATTGAGGCCTTTGCCATCAACCTCCCGACAGCAGTCAGAGAAAAGACTCATCGCGGTGGTATCATGCCCTATGACCGTGTCAGGAAGATCATTCTTCAATCATTTGAGAAGCAGGGTGCCTATGTCACCACCATGTTTGATCTCTATAAACTCCCGGAGACCTTTCCGGGAATGGATGAGGCCGAACGCATCTCAAACCCCCATACTCGTGTTGAAACAATAGAATCAGCACTCCAGGCGAGCATCAATAACCGGTTCTTCATCCCCTATATCCAGGTCCATGAGTTCGAGGCGCTCCTCTTCTCTGATGTGACAACCATAGATGAGGTGATGACTGCCCAGGAACGATCAAGGATTCATGACCTGGATATGATAATCCGCCAGTTCCCAAATGGCCCTGAGTCGATAAACGATGGAGAGGAGACAGCCCCCTCAAAGCGGCTTCTGAAACTTTATCCATCATACCAGAAGAGAACAAGGGGCATCCAGATTGCCCGGCGGATCGCCCTTGGCACCATGCGGGAGGAATGCCCGCACTTTGATGCATGGATCGCCCGGCTTGAGAAACTCTCCGGAGGCAGATTATGA